A DNA window from Burkholderia sp. HI2500 contains the following coding sequences:
- a CDS encoding lipocalin-like domain-containing protein yields the protein MLASQLREQLVGAWRLVSYEIRPRDGSAVTYPLGRDARGWILYTPDGYMSAQLMAAGRPAYADGDLQGGTADERAAAAGGYIAYSGPFQVADDGTLTHEMDVSLFPNWIGNVQQRAVRLDGDRLQLGTAAPVRIDGREVDAVLLWVRAGR from the coding sequence ATGCTTGCCAGCCAGCTTCGCGAACAACTCGTCGGCGCGTGGCGCCTCGTGTCCTACGAAATCCGCCCGCGCGACGGCAGCGCGGTCACCTATCCGCTCGGCCGCGACGCGCGCGGCTGGATCCTGTACACGCCGGACGGCTACATGTCCGCCCAGCTGATGGCCGCCGGCCGGCCGGCCTACGCGGACGGCGACCTGCAGGGCGGCACCGCCGACGAGCGCGCGGCGGCCGCCGGCGGCTACATTGCGTATTCCGGCCCCTTTCAGGTCGCCGACGACGGCACGCTGACCCACGAAATGGACGTCAGCCTGTTCCCGAACTGGATCGGCAACGTCCAGCAGCGCGCCGTCAGGCTCGACGGCGATCGCCTGCAGCTCGGCACGGCCGCCCCGGTACGGATCGACGGCCGGGAAGTCGATGCCGTGCTGCTCTGGGTGCGCGCGGGCCGCTGA
- a CDS encoding FkbM family methyltransferase — protein sequence MQDHPLPLDLSGLAPSLYAQGTEEGILSRLMERIAPTNRFCVDIGASDGLRNSNTARLLRERDWSGVLVEGSAYRFGKLAAHYAGAERVRLHHDRVQPDTIDTLLADANTPTDFDLLSIDIDGNDYWVWRGLQAFQPRIVVIEYNPYYTPPERWVMCFNPDHEWDGSTYYGASLESLVHLGRQKGYELVCCDDMGNNAFFVRQDLYPLLGIANNAPSVLFRPAMYKVRYVGHNTFLSGHPYRYGPAEHI from the coding sequence ATGCAGGACCATCCTCTCCCGCTCGATTTATCCGGCCTTGCGCCAAGTCTCTATGCACAGGGCACCGAGGAAGGCATCCTGTCGCGCCTGATGGAGCGGATCGCACCGACCAACCGCTTCTGCGTCGATATCGGCGCAAGCGACGGCCTGCGCAACAGCAACACCGCGCGGTTGCTGCGCGAACGGGATTGGTCCGGCGTGCTGGTGGAAGGTAGCGCGTACCGCTTCGGCAAGCTTGCCGCCCACTACGCGGGAGCGGAACGCGTTCGCTTGCACCATGATCGCGTCCAGCCCGACACGATCGACACGTTGCTCGCCGATGCCAACACGCCAACCGACTTCGACCTGCTGTCGATCGACATCGACGGCAACGACTACTGGGTCTGGCGCGGCTTGCAAGCATTCCAGCCGCGTATCGTCGTGATCGAATACAACCCGTACTACACGCCGCCCGAGCGCTGGGTCATGTGCTTCAATCCGGACCACGAATGGGACGGCTCGACGTATTACGGCGCGAGCCTCGAATCGCTCGTCCATCTCGGCCGGCAGAAGGGTTATGAACTCGTCTGCTGCGACGACATGGGCAACAACGCGTTCTTCGTGCGGCAGGACCTGTACCCGCTGCTCGGCATCGCGAACAACGCGCCTTCGGTGCTGTTCCGCCCGGCGATGTACAAGGTGCGCTACGTCGGGCACAACACGTTCCTGAGCGGCCATCCGTATCGATACGGGCCGGCCGAGCACATCTGA
- a CDS encoding AsmA family protein translates to MTLARAIGKSAAWIVGIVAVLIAAAGVFLFIFDWNRAKPWVNEQVTAALGRPFAINGDLKVGWRRPDGETGWRAWVPWPSFTATQLEIGNPDWAKMPKFVTLDAAHFDLAILPLLAHEIVIPSIDVVNPAVDLERLADGRNTWTFQFKQSSQPSPWKVRLDSFGFAKGTVTYRDAITRADLTVAIDTLGQPIPLGDVLKEQEQTSRAASAQRVGKHGAAQLSAKANAEAASSASAAQAVSSASATGAAAVSAVVPASSSSATSSASSSSATSSASAAAAASGASSVSAPAKPSGPTYAFGLKVDGRYKNVPISGTGKLGGVLAIQDASRPFPLQADVKAGDTRLAIVGTLTDPMHLAAIDLRLWLQGTSMSHLYQLTGITLPDTPPYATEGRLIGNFKRKASTFRYENFNGRVGGSDLGGTLVYEQREPRPKLSGELVSNLLQFSDLAPVIGADTAASKAKRGDTTKQPSGRVLPVETFRTDRWRALDADVKFTGRKLVKSSDLPITNLYTHIVMTDGVLSLEPLQFGVAGGTLATTAHLDGSGAPLKGRFTVAARHLKLKQLFPAQKVMQSALGEINGDASLSATGNSPAALAATSTGEVKALVTDGRISRLLMEAAGLNVANVVYEKLFGNNDVKINCAAIDFVATNGILDPKVFALDTDDALINVDGPISLRDETLNLKIHPHTKGFRIFSLRSPLYAKGTFKNPNVGVDAGALALRAGAMVGLGLINPFAALIPLIAPSNNRDVPCSELFGQMNAKAAQRAAAKAGK, encoded by the coding sequence ATGACGCTAGCCCGAGCCATCGGCAAATCGGCTGCATGGATCGTCGGTATCGTCGCGGTGCTCATCGCGGCGGCCGGCGTCTTTCTCTTTATCTTCGACTGGAACCGCGCGAAGCCGTGGGTCAACGAGCAGGTCACGGCCGCACTCGGCCGCCCGTTCGCGATCAACGGCGACCTGAAGGTCGGCTGGCGCCGCCCCGACGGCGAAACCGGCTGGCGCGCCTGGGTGCCCTGGCCGAGCTTCACGGCCACGCAGCTCGAGATCGGCAACCCCGACTGGGCGAAGATGCCCAAGTTCGTCACGCTCGATGCCGCGCACTTCGATCTCGCGATCCTGCCGCTGCTCGCGCATGAAATCGTGATCCCGTCGATCGACGTCGTGAATCCGGCCGTCGACCTCGAGCGGCTCGCCGACGGCCGCAACACGTGGACCTTCCAGTTCAAGCAATCGTCGCAGCCGTCGCCGTGGAAGGTGCGGCTCGACAGCTTCGGCTTCGCGAAGGGCACCGTCACGTACCGCGACGCGATCACGAGGGCCGACCTGACCGTCGCGATCGATACGCTCGGGCAGCCGATTCCGCTCGGCGACGTGCTGAAGGAGCAGGAGCAGACGTCGCGCGCGGCATCGGCGCAGCGGGTCGGCAAGCATGGCGCCGCGCAATTGAGCGCGAAGGCCAACGCGGAGGCCGCGTCGAGTGCGTCCGCTGCGCAGGCTGTGAGTTCGGCGTCGGCAACGGGTGCTGCGGCCGTGTCTGCCGTGGTGCCGGCGTCGTCTTCCTCAGCTACCTCTTCGGCGTCGTCTTCCTCAGCTACCTCTTCGGCATCGGCTGCCGCTGCCGCATCGGGTGCAAGCAGCGTCTCAGCGCCCGCGAAGCCGTCCGGCCCGACCTATGCGTTCGGGCTGAAGGTCGACGGCCGCTACAAGAACGTGCCGATCAGCGGCACTGGCAAGCTGGGCGGCGTGCTCGCGATCCAGGACGCATCGCGGCCGTTCCCGTTGCAGGCTGACGTGAAGGCCGGCGACACGCGGCTCGCGATCGTCGGCACGCTGACCGACCCGATGCATCTCGCGGCCATCGATCTGCGACTGTGGCTGCAGGGCACGTCGATGTCGCACCTTTACCAGCTGACCGGCATCACGCTGCCCGATACGCCGCCTTACGCGACGGAAGGGCGACTGATCGGCAACTTCAAGCGCAAGGCCAGCACCTTCCGTTACGAGAACTTCAACGGTCGCGTCGGCGGCAGCGATCTCGGCGGCACGCTCGTCTACGAGCAGCGCGAGCCGCGGCCGAAGCTGTCGGGCGAACTCGTGTCGAACCTGCTGCAGTTCTCCGACCTCGCGCCGGTGATCGGCGCGGATACGGCCGCGAGCAAGGCCAAGCGCGGCGACACGACGAAACAGCCGTCGGGCCGCGTGCTGCCGGTCGAGACGTTCCGCACGGACCGCTGGCGTGCGCTCGACGCGGACGTCAAGTTCACCGGCCGCAAGCTGGTCAAGAGTTCGGACCTGCCGATCACCAACCTGTACACGCACATCGTGATGACGGACGGCGTGCTGTCGCTCGAGCCGCTGCAGTTCGGCGTCGCGGGCGGCACGCTCGCGACGACCGCGCATCTCGACGGCAGCGGTGCGCCGCTGAAGGGCCGCTTCACCGTGGCGGCGCGGCACCTGAAGCTCAAGCAGTTGTTCCCGGCGCAGAAGGTCATGCAGTCGGCGCTCGGCGAGATCAACGGCGATGCGTCGCTGTCGGCGACCGGCAACTCGCCGGCCGCGCTGGCCGCGACGTCGACCGGCGAGGTGAAGGCGCTCGTGACGGACGGCCGCATCAGCCGCCTGCTGATGGAAGCGGCGGGGCTGAACGTCGCGAACGTCGTCTACGAGAAGCTGTTCGGCAACAACGACGTGAAGATCAACTGCGCGGCGATCGACTTCGTCGCGACCAACGGCATTCTCGACCCGAAGGTGTTCGCGCTCGATACGGACGACGCGCTGATCAACGTCGACGGCCCGATCAGCCTGCGCGACGAAACGCTGAACCTGAAGATCCATCCGCACACGAAGGGTTTCCGGATCTTCTCGCTGCGCTCGCCGCTGTATGCGAAGGGCACGTTCAAGAACCCGAACGTCGGCGTCGACGCGGGCGCGCTCGCGCTGCGTGCCGGCGCGATGGTCGGCCTCGGGCTGATCAACCCGTTCGCGGCCCTGATTCCGCTGATCGCGCCGAGCAACAACCGCGACGTGCCGTGTTCGGAGCTGTTCGGCCAGATGAACGCGAAGGCGGCGCAGCGGGCGGCGGCGAAGGCCGGCAAGTGA
- a CDS encoding ABC transporter permease, with amino-acid sequence MSPALQDLSLVDVGIAAALVAVNGAISMALSLGLGRKLALAAVRTVVQLLAIGYVLGWVFGHPHWYIVLPLTALMTLIAGFAGAERGKRTYRGQRIDSIASIWFSSWFVAAVGLFVVIRIHPWYAPQYAIPILGMILGNTLTGVSLGVERMMEELTARRDRVETALALGATRWEAAQDAARQAVRAGMLPTLNQMAVVGVVSLPGMMTGQVLAGQSPLQAVRYQIVIMFLIAAASALGTVGAVLMTYRRLFSADHRFLAARLEERAH; translated from the coding sequence GTGAGCCCCGCCCTGCAGGACCTGAGCCTCGTCGACGTCGGCATCGCCGCCGCGCTCGTCGCGGTCAACGGCGCGATCTCGATGGCCCTGTCGCTCGGCCTCGGCCGCAAGCTCGCGCTCGCGGCCGTGCGCACCGTCGTGCAGTTGCTCGCGATCGGCTACGTGCTCGGCTGGGTGTTCGGTCATCCTCACTGGTACATCGTGCTGCCGCTCACCGCGCTGATGACGCTGATCGCCGGGTTCGCCGGCGCGGAGCGCGGCAAGCGCACGTATCGCGGCCAGCGCATCGACAGCATCGCGTCGATCTGGTTCAGCAGCTGGTTCGTCGCGGCGGTCGGCCTGTTCGTCGTGATCCGCATCCATCCGTGGTACGCGCCGCAATACGCGATTCCGATCCTCGGGATGATTCTCGGCAATACGCTCACGGGCGTGTCGCTCGGTGTCGAGCGGATGATGGAAGAACTCACGGCGCGCCGCGACCGCGTCGAAACCGCGCTTGCGCTCGGCGCGACACGCTGGGAAGCCGCGCAGGACGCCGCGCGCCAGGCCGTGCGTGCCGGCATGCTGCCGACGCTGAACCAGATGGCCGTCGTCGGCGTCGTGAGCCTGCCGGGGATGATGACGGGTCAGGTGCTGGCCGGCCAGTCGCCGCTGCAGGCCGTGCGCTACCAGATCGTGATCATGTTCCTGATCGCCGCGGCCTCCGCGCTCGGCACGGTCGGCGCGGTGCTGATGACCTATCGCCGGCTGTTCTCGGCGGATCACCGCTTTCTCGCCGCGCGGCTCGAAGAACGCGCGCACTGA
- a CDS encoding ABC-F family ATPase — MLSTANITMQFGPKPLFENISVKFGEGNRYGLIGANGCGKSTFMKILGGDLEPSAGNVALEPNVRLGKLRQDQFAYEDVRVLDVVMMGHTEMWAAMTERDAIYANPEATDDDYMHAAELEGKFAEYGGYDAEARAGALLLGIGIEEKFHNGTMSDVAPGWKLRVLLAQALFSKPDVLLLDEPTNNLDINSIRWLEQTLNEYNSTMIIISHDRHFLNSVCTHMADMDFGTLKVWPGNYDDYMLASAQARERQAAANTRAKERVAELQDFVRRFSANKSKARQATSRAKQIDKIKIEEFKPSSRQNPFIRFEFEKKLHNVAVVAEEITKKYERTIFQNFNLSVQPGERIAIIGENGAGKTTLLRSLLGALELEHGTVKWSENANVGYMPQDTYEEFPNDITLMDWIDQYRKDGDDETMVRGTLGRLLFTSDDIKKSVKVLSGGEKGRMIWGKLMLGRHNVLLMDEPTNHMDMESIESLQIALEQFEGTLIFVSHDREFVSGLANRIIEVRTDGTLFDFGGNYEEFLTSQGQE, encoded by the coding sequence GTGCTTTCTACTGCCAACATCACGATGCAATTCGGGCCGAAGCCCTTGTTCGAGAATATCTCGGTCAAATTCGGCGAGGGCAACCGCTATGGTCTGATCGGCGCGAACGGCTGTGGCAAGTCGACGTTCATGAAGATCCTCGGCGGTGACCTCGAGCCGAGCGCCGGCAACGTCGCGCTGGAGCCGAACGTGCGTCTCGGCAAGCTGCGCCAGGACCAGTTCGCGTACGAAGACGTGCGCGTGCTCGACGTCGTGATGATGGGCCACACCGAGATGTGGGCCGCCATGACCGAGCGTGACGCGATCTACGCGAACCCGGAAGCCACCGACGACGACTACATGCACGCCGCCGAGCTCGAAGGCAAGTTCGCCGAATACGGCGGCTACGACGCCGAGGCGCGCGCGGGTGCGCTGCTGCTCGGCATCGGCATCGAGGAGAAATTCCACAACGGCACGATGAGCGACGTCGCGCCGGGCTGGAAGCTGCGCGTGCTGCTCGCGCAGGCGCTGTTCTCGAAGCCGGACGTGCTGCTGCTCGACGAACCGACCAACAACCTCGACATCAACTCGATTCGTTGGCTCGAGCAAACGCTCAACGAGTACAACTCGACGATGATCATCATCTCGCACGATCGTCACTTCCTGAACTCGGTGTGCACGCACATGGCCGACATGGACTTCGGCACGCTGAAGGTCTGGCCGGGCAACTACGACGACTACATGCTCGCGTCGGCACAGGCGCGCGAGCGCCAGGCCGCGGCGAACACGCGTGCGAAGGAGCGTGTCGCGGAACTGCAGGACTTCGTGCGCCGCTTCTCGGCGAACAAGTCGAAGGCCCGTCAGGCGACCAGCCGCGCGAAGCAGATCGACAAGATCAAGATCGAGGAATTCAAGCCGTCGTCGCGCCAGAACCCGTTCATCCGTTTCGAGTTCGAGAAGAAGCTGCACAACGTCGCGGTGGTCGCTGAAGAGATCACGAAGAAGTACGAGCGCACGATCTTCCAGAACTTCAACCTGTCGGTTCAGCCGGGCGAGCGGATCGCGATCATCGGCGAGAACGGCGCGGGCAAGACGACGCTGCTGCGTTCGCTGCTCGGCGCGCTCGAGCTCGAGCACGGCACGGTGAAGTGGTCCGAGAACGCGAACGTCGGCTACATGCCGCAGGACACGTACGAGGAGTTCCCGAACGACATCACGCTGATGGACTGGATCGACCAGTACCGCAAGGACGGCGACGACGAAACGATGGTGCGCGGCACGCTGGGCCGCCTGCTGTTCACGTCGGACGACATCAAGAAGTCGGTGAAGGTGCTGTCGGGCGGCGAGAAGGGCCGCATGATCTGGGGCAAGCTGATGCTCGGCCGCCACAACGTGCTGCTGATGGACGAGCCGACCAACCACATGGACATGGAGTCGATCGAGTCGCTGCAGATCGCGCTCGAGCAGTTCGAAGGCACGCTGATCTTCGTGTCGCACGACCGCGAGTTCGTGAGCGGGCTGGCAAACCGGATCATCGAAGTGCGGACGGATGGCACGCTGTTCGACTTCGGCGGCAATTACGAGGAGTTCCTGACGAGTCAGGGGCAGGAGTAA
- a CDS encoding PliI family lysozyme inhibitor of I-type lysozyme, translated as MKYRMRALLYVIAFVAAHAHAADDCGFVKKVGLPSRQQVAVVSSGALEPCSTGSYAVRVYSTAHAAPGFDTDDYVTGALHARDGTVTDAFVADLGARAPQALVVTTRSAGSGGYVSAHAYVTTPRAVRLVASVDGLAPDTDIAAALRQALGKRRSAR; from the coding sequence ATGAAATACCGAATGCGCGCGTTGCTGTACGTCATTGCGTTCGTTGCCGCACACGCGCACGCGGCCGACGATTGCGGCTTCGTGAAGAAAGTCGGGCTGCCGTCGCGGCAGCAGGTGGCGGTCGTGTCGAGCGGCGCGCTCGAACCCTGCTCGACCGGCAGCTACGCGGTGCGCGTGTATTCGACCGCGCATGCCGCCCCCGGCTTCGATACCGACGATTACGTGACGGGCGCGCTGCATGCGCGTGATGGTACGGTCACCGATGCATTCGTGGCCGACCTCGGTGCACGTGCGCCGCAGGCGCTCGTCGTGACGACGCGCTCGGCCGGCAGCGGCGGCTATGTCAGCGCGCACGCCTATGTGACGACACCGCGTGCGGTAAGGCTCGTCGCGTCGGTCGACGGGCTCGCGCCGGACACGGACATCGCAGCCGCGTTGCGGCAGGCACTCGGCAAGCGCCGCAGCGCGCGCTGA
- a CDS encoding ABC transporter ATP-binding protein, which produces MTAPTGLIDAARITRRDASSGKTLLAPTDFSLAAGSRIAITGPSGSGKSVLLRALALLDPLDGGHILWRGKRIRRNAIPRYRRSVAYVRQRPAQMDGTVESQLRYPYSLAIYRDVAFDRARAEALAAQAGRGPDFLDKRASDLSGGEAQITALLRVLQLDPDVLLLDEPTSALDPESARAIEALVGAWFDAAPDARAYLWISHDPAQAARIGTMRLVMQAGVMHVANPTEAAQ; this is translated from the coding sequence ATGACAGCCCCCACCGGCCTCATCGATGCAGCGCGCATCACGCGGCGCGATGCCAGCAGCGGCAAGACCCTGCTCGCCCCGACCGATTTCAGCCTCGCGGCGGGATCGCGAATTGCTATCACCGGGCCGTCCGGGTCGGGTAAAAGCGTGCTGCTGCGCGCGCTCGCGCTGCTCGACCCGCTCGACGGCGGCCACATCCTGTGGCGCGGCAAACGGATCCGGCGCAATGCGATCCCGCGTTACCGGCGCAGCGTCGCCTATGTGCGTCAGCGCCCCGCGCAGATGGACGGCACCGTCGAATCGCAGCTGCGCTATCCGTATTCGCTCGCGATCTATCGCGACGTTGCGTTCGATCGCGCGCGCGCCGAAGCGCTCGCCGCGCAGGCCGGCCGGGGTCCCGACTTTCTCGACAAGCGCGCGAGCGACCTGTCCGGCGGCGAAGCGCAGATCACCGCGCTGCTGCGCGTGCTGCAGCTCGATCCCGACGTGCTGCTGCTCGACGAGCCGACGTCCGCGCTCGATCCCGAATCGGCGCGCGCGATCGAAGCGCTCGTCGGCGCATGGTTCGACGCGGCGCCCGACGCCCGCGCGTACTTGTGGATCTCGCACGATCCGGCCCAGGCCGCGCGGATCGGCACGATGCGGCTCGTGATGCAGGCCGGCGTGATGCACGTGGCCAACCCGACGGAGGCCGCGCAGTGA